Sequence from the Chloroflexota bacterium genome:
TCATGTACGTTACGGTTTCGAATCCGCGGTGGGGGTGCCACGGGGTTCCTTTCGGTTCGCCGGGCGCGTAGTCGACCTCACCCATCTGATCCATGTGGACGAACGGATCGAGGACGGAGAGGGGCACGCCGGCGAATGCGCGGCGCACCGGAAATCCCTCGCCTTCGAGACCGGCCGGGGCGTTGGTGACGGATCGAATCGGCCGCACCACGACCTGCTCGGCGGGCAGGGTCGGGAGAATCGGGAGGGCAAGGGGGTCTTCGACGGTGACGGCTGGCATGGTGACCTCGGCGTGATTCGGCAAGAGCCATTCAAACTATAGTCGCAGCGACGCCTCACCCGCCGCCGATCGCCTGTTGTCGACCTCAGACGTTTCAAACCCGACTCGGAGGACAGGCCCGGCAGCGGCGCCCTCCCGGGCTGGTTGGGAGGCGTCCTCCAATCGATGAAGAAGCCGCAGGTCCATGCGGGAATGCGCATCCGTGTCCGGGATCGAGGAGGCGGAGGCTATCGGCGAGGAGGTGCGGCGGCGGGTCCATCAGGGCGCCGACACGGGGTACTGTGTGGTCTCCGTGGGCGCCGCCCGGCGCGCATTGTGCCTGCCTGGACGTCCCTGGTGGCGCGAAGGACCCGCTTGAAGACGAACGTAACTCGAAGTTTGCGGGCAAGAACGTCGGGTCTTGGTGGGCGAGACAGGACTCGAACCTGTGACCTCACGGATGTGGGCCGTGCGCTCTAACCAGCTGAGCTACTCACCCTCAGACCAGCATTCTACGATGCCTCTCCACCTTCCGCAAGCCGTTCTCAGGCCCTCGCAGCGGCGACCGCGCCGGTCTCGCGTCGCGACCGCGTGAGGTGGGGAAAGGCTGCCCGCCAGTTGGTTCCCGCGATCGTCTCGCCGAAGGTGTCCACGTGCTGGTATGTGTTGTCGCTCTCCGCATAGACGAGATTTGGCGGCTCGCCCCCATTCTGGAAGGCGTCGAGCACGTCGAGCAGGTAGCGACGCATGGCGATGACGGCCTTGTCGCTGACCCCGAGGTGTTCGCGGCTCCGGTCGAAGATCGGGCCCATCGTTTCCGTCGCCATAGCGTCGTGGATGATGAAATTCAGCCCGAGCCCCGTAAAGTTCTCGGTCTTCTGCTTCTCGCGGTCGATCAAGTAATGGTTGTGGATATTGCGGAGCTTGCGGTAGTCGGGCCCATACCAGGGCTCGATCGCGCCCGAAAGGCGCGATTTGTCCAGCGGCCCGTCCTCACGGAAATTGAGGTTGAATCGCCAGCTCGCGCCATCGTCCACCGGCACGTAGAAGTGCACCGACTTCGTCGCCCCCGGAATCCAGCAGTCCGTGGGAAGCACGATGCTGGACACCCGGACGTACGCCGCGCCTGGCTCGGGCTGGCGCACGGCCACCAGCCGCAATCCGAAGTCCGTTTCCTCGATGGTGTACTCGCTCACCGGGTGCTCCAGGAGAATTCCCCTCGGATCGCGGCCGTTGAAGAACCGGTGGAGATACGTGAGGTGGGTGGAGTCGCACTCGCCCTCCACGCCCTGGAGATAGCTGCAATCTTGATAGCTCTTGGTCGCGAGAGTTTGGTCCGGCGATAGCCGGCTCCACACATAGTTGGGGAACACGGGCTGGCGATTCCTCGGGCCCATGTACGCGAAGATAATGCCCGCGGCCTCGTGGGTTGGGTACGCTGGGTGCCTCAGGCGATCCTTGAACGTGCTCCCGGCCGGCTCGGCGGGCGTCTCGAGCACCGTGCCGTGCACGTCGTACTTCCACCCGTGGTAGACGCATCGAAGCCCATGCTCCTCGTTCCGCCCGTAGAAAAGGGACGTGCCGCGATGGGCGCAGTGCTCCTCGAGGAGCCCGACCCTGCCCGCGCTGTCCCGAAACCCCACGAGATCCTCGCCGAGAATGCGGACCTGGACCGGCGCGCAATCTGGCTCGGGGAGCTGCTCCGAGAGAAGCACGGGAATCCAGTATCGTCGGAAGAACTCTCCCATCGGGGCGCCTCGGCTCGTCCGGGTCAACAGCTCATTCTGGGCCTGCGTCAGCATCGCTCTCCTCCGCGGCGGGCTCCTCAGCAGTGTAACAGGGAAGGCGAGGGCATGCGCCCGAGTAGAATCAGGCCCCTGGAGGTGCGCGATGCTGGTGACCGTCTCGGACGTGGTTTCCCCGTCGTATTTCGTGGCGACCGCGGCCGTCGAGCTGGGCTACTTCAAATCCGAGGGTGTCGATGCCGAGTTCGTGTTTCCGCCAGCGGACCGGCCACGGGCCCTCCGCGAGGGCCGCCTCCATTTCGTTGGGACTTCGGCCTACAGCGGTCCCGTCGCGTTTCCCGAGTGGCGCGGTGGGAAGCTCCTGTGCGCGCTTTCGCAGCACAGCTACTGGTTCCTCGCCGTCCGCGCCGATCTCCATGCCCGTCGAGGAGACGTCTCCGCCGTGAAGGGGCTGCGCATCAGCGCGACAGGCCAGCCAGGCCTGTTGCTCAAGCGCCTGCTCGTCGACGCCGGCATCGACCTCGAGCGCGACGGCGTTCGCATCGTTCCACCCCCGCCCTCGCACGACCCGACCGGGAACCTGGCGCGGATCGGAGCGCAGGCTATCGAAGAGGGGCTGGCGGACGCCTTCTGGGGAAACGCGATGCGGGCCGAGTATGCGGTCCGACGCGGCATCGCCACGGTGCTCGTGGACGTCCGCCGCGGGGACGGCCCGCCCTCAGCCCGACAGTACACGTTTCCGGCCCTTCTCACGTCGGACACCGTCATCGAGGAGCATCCGGACGCGGCGGCCGGCGCCATTCGCGCGATCGTGAGAACGCAGCAGGCCCTACGGGCCGATCCGAGCCTCGCTACTCAAGTAGGAAACAAGCTCTTCCCCTCAGAGGAGGCGGGCCTCATCGCAGATCTCATCGCGCGGGATGCGCCCTTCTACGACGCGACGATCTCCGAGGACGCGGTGGACGGGATGACCCAGTTCGCGCGCGACGCCGGCCTCCTGTCCAGGTCGGTCGCGTACGATGACGTCGTCGCGACTCAGTTCCGACACCTGTGGGCGCCGTAATCGAACGCCGGGGCGGCGGCGGAGCGCTAGCGCTCCGCCGCCGCGCGAGCGACCGCGTCGCTCTGCTCGCCTCCGCCGCCTCCATGCACGCCAACGGCTCCGACCACGTGCCCGTCGACGATGATCGGCACGCCACCCCCGCCTGCAAGGATCTTGAAGTGTGCGATCTGTCGGATTTCGGCGAGGCGGTCGGCCGACAAGGTCCTGCCCACATCGAGACTTGGGCGCTGAAAGTTGAGCGCCGTGAGCGCCTTCGCCTCCGCCAGATCCGGGGCCATGGGCGGCGCGCCGTCCATGCGGTCCATCTGCATGAGCTGGCCGGCTTCGTCGACGACGGCCACGCCGACGCGATACCCGCGCCGCTCCGCATCGGCGATCGCGCGGTCGGCGACGCGCCGCGCGGCGTCGAGGGAATGGGGGAGGTCGTCGGTCCGTTCTTCGATCCGGGGTCCCACGAGGCGCTCCACGTCGGGATGCTGGTTCTGATAAGGAATGCCGAGCGCCTGGGAGATGATGTAGTCCTCGACGTTCGCGCCGGCGAGAGGGCTCAGATCGACGTCCGGCACCTCGGTCCACGGCCCTATCCCGCCGCCCGTCGATAACGCGCCGACCACGCGCCCGTTCTTGCGGATCGGCAAGGCGCCCGGTCCAGGAAAGATGTCGTCGCGCATGAGGCGCTGCATCGACGCGAACACGGCGGGCCGGTCGCGCCACTGCGTGGCGCTGCGCGCGCTGGGGGCTCGCTGGACCGCGGCGACGTACGCCTTCGCACGAGAGATCCACATCGACGACGTGGGCCCTTCCCCGATGCGGGAGGCAGAGACGACGCCGCCCCCGACATCCACGATGACAAACGAGCCACCCTGCTTCAGGGATCGGGCGAGCGCGAGCGCGCGATCGATCGTCGTTCGCGCGTCGGTGAGCGTCAAGTCCGGTTGAAAGCTCATGATTCCACCGCCTCCTCATTTGCGACCAGTATAGTTACAGGGCCGTGAATTTCCTCACTTCGGGCGAGACAGGTAACGAATGAACACAGTACAGTCACTCAATGAGGGATTTATTTAGTTTCATCCATCTTCTTGGAGGACGAACACTGTGCCCCTGGCGATGAGACCTCAGCAGCAGGCGTCCGACCCGCAGCCGTCAGCCCGATGTGATCCGGCGGCCGGCGGCGCAGCCGCGAGCAGGCCGGTGACGATCTTTTTTGCGAACGGCGGCCGCGTCACGATTCCCCGCGCCACGAGTGTCCAACTTCGCGAGTATTCGACCGGCGAGTTAAACGTCATCTGTCGAAACGGCCCTGAGGAGGTCGCTGCCTTCAGCTCATCCCACATCGTCGGATGGGTCATCGGGGAGCGACAGATCGACGGCGAGGCCGGATTGACCGAAGCGCGTCCCGCTCTCGTTGATGCGGTGACATCCGAGGCGGAGCTCCAGCGGGCGCAGGCCATTCGCGAGGCCATCGGACCTGACTTCGTCGATGACGAGTCGCGCTTTCTCCCGGTCGGGGTCGAGTAGCCGCTCGCTCGCGTTACACTGAGGCCACTACCCGCCCGAGATGGGGGAGGCCTCCGCCCGTGGATCGCGTCGTCCGAGCGCGCACGCGCCCGATCCGTTGCTCGCTTCTGGACCGGCCAGAGCTTCGATGAGCGCCGCGGATCGCGGATTCAGCGGGTCGCCGTCGTCGCTTCTGGAGCACGACCTCGTGTTTCTCGACTGCGAAATGACGGGCGGGGACCCCGATCGCCACGACATCATCGAGATCGGCGCAGTGCGGTCGCGGCTCCCGGAGCTCGCGGTTCTTGCCGAGCTGAGCGTGAAAGTCGCCCCGCGAACCACACGGGGGTCGAATCAGACCTCCATCCGCATCGCGCGGTATTCGGCAAAGGAGTGGAAGTCGGCGATCCAGATCGACGAAGCGCTCCGCCAGCTTCGGCAATTCGCCGACGCCGCGATGTTCGTGGGTTGGGCGACATACAACGATCTCCTGTTCGTCCGAGCCGCGGCGGAGCGCTGCGGGGTCGAAGGGCTCGTGGGCGACGCATACCTGGAGCTGCAGGACTGGGCCCAGGCCAGACTGCACATCGCGCGCACGCCAGGGCTCCAGAGCGTTGCAGACCAGCTCAAGGTCGTTCGAGACCAGGAGCACTCAGCGATCGAGGACGCCTTCGTGAGCTATGAGGTGTTCCGAATCCTCTGGCGCTTCAGCCAGGAAGAGCTGGACGAAATCGTGCCGACGCTCGACTGGAATAGCTACGCGCAGCTCGCGGGCCCGGTCATCCTGGAGCCCGACGCGCTCTCGACCCGGCTGGCTGAGCTTGCCGGCTACGTCGTCCGCGGCACGAGCCGCGAGCAGCTAATCTCCCGCCGCGGCACCTTTCGAAGGGACTGATCAACCCGGTGGCCGGGCCGGTGGACGTCGGGGTGACGAAGCCCCGGCTTCGCCATCCGCGCCCGTCGCGTCTCCGGGTGCTTGCCGCCGTGTGTGTTGGCTCCATGGGCCTCATCACCGCTCTTGCCGGTTTCCAGTCGTCGTCGGCTCGTGCTCCGCTATACGAGCCTCCGGATGGCTTCGCCTATAGCGGCATGTTCGTTCGACTCTGGGATTCGACCGACTCCCGCGTGGGCGATCTGCGTCCCTTCGCCGTCCGCCTGCAGGACTCTATCGACCAGGAGCTGGCGGGAAAACCCCCGGCGATCTTGCTGGTCCCCACCACGTGGCAGCGCGCTGACGGGGTTCCTATCCCCTTCGCGAATACCCTGGATGAGATCAAGAAATTCCAGGCGTTTAACGCTGGGCAGATCGTGCCCTTCATCAAGTGGAACGCGCAGTCCGGGTGGGACAATATGGATTCGTCCTACCGCGGCATCACGACCCGAGACGTGGCGCAGGGTCGACTGGACGAGTACATCCACGCGTACGCCCGCGACATTCGGGACTATGGTGGGGCGGTCTTCATGAGCCCGATCTGCGCCGAGTTCAATGGCGGTTTCTGGAGCTGTGGCCCGGCCGTGAACCGAAGGCTGACGGTCGACGACTTCATCGCCGCGTGGCGGCGCACCGTCGACATCTTCCGGGCCGAAGGGGCGGACAACGTGGCCTGGGTGTGGAACCCGATGCCGCCAACGACGGGCGGCATGGACTTTCCGCCCTTTTACCCCGGCGACGACTACGTCGATTGGGCAGGCCTCGACATGTACGTTGGGGCGCCCCTCTCGGCGATAGAACCCGCTTACCGCTTCGCGGTGGCCCGCGGGAAGCCATTCTTCCTGGGCGAGTGGGGCATTCGCGTCATCAGCACTCTGTCGATGGCACAGCAGCGGGACTGGCTCGAAGGAATGTTCGACGTCTTCGAGTCGCATCCGAAGATCAAGGCCATCGTCTACTACAACTACAAGCAGCACTGGGAGCAGGAAGACCGAGCCCACATGGCGCCGCACGTCTTCCTGTACGGCGGCCAGGTGAATTACCACCCGAACGTCAGTGATGGGGATAGCCGCCTATTGGCGGACAGCGGCGTGGGGTTCCGCGCCACCTACGCGCGACGAATCGCGAATCCGCGCTATCTCACCGTCGTACTCGGTCGCCCGACGCCAAAACCGACGCCCGTTCCCACCGCGACCGCGCCGCCGCCGACCTCGACGCCGGTAGGGCCCACAGGGGCCGCGGCGCGCTGGCTCGTCGTACGGATCGAGACGCCCGCGCTGGCGCTCGACGGGGCGCCGAATGGGACCTTGGAGCCCGGGGAGCGCTGCGAGATCTGGCGGGTCGAGGAGGGATGGGCGCTGTGTCGTCGAGCAGGCGATCCGCCGACTGTCCTGGTCTGGATTCGGCTCGACGATCATGTCGAGTTCGCCCGCGAATAGCGGCGTCGTCGACGGTCAGCTGCTCGTGGCGGGCTCGTCGCCCGGGGAATGATCGCCGCGCGCGGCCCGCCTGCTCGGACGCGGCGCGGGCTCCTCCGCCGCGACGGCGGGCGCCACACCGTCGGCACGCCCGATGATCCGGTCGACGATGCCGTACTCCAGCGCCTGTTCGGGCGTCATGAAGAAGTCGCGGTCCGAGTCGTGGATGATGCGCTCCAGCGGCTGCCCGGTGTGCTGGTGCAGGATTTCGCGAAGCCGCGTCTGCAGCCGCAGCACCTCTCGAGCCCGGATCTCGATGTCCGCGGCGGTCCCCTCGAACCCGCCGGCTGCCTGGTGAAGCATGATCGTCGAATTCGGGAGTGCGAAGCGCTTTCCTGGCGTCCCCCCAACGAGGAGGATGGCGCCCATGCTGGCGGCCATGCCTACACAGATCGTCGAAACGTCCGGACGGATGAGCTGCATGGTGTCGTAGATCGCGAGGCCTGCCGTTACGCTGCCGCCGGGCGAGTGAATGTAGATCTGGATGTCGCGTTCGGCGTCCTCGCGCTCCAGATACAGCAGCTGCGCGATGATGAGGTTGGCCACGTGGTCGTCGATGGGCGTGCCGATAAAGACGATGCGCTCCTTCAGGAGCAGGGAGTAGATGTCATACGCGCGCTCGCCGCGCGTGCTGGTCTCGACGACCGTGGGAATGAGCTGACCGCGAATTCCGAGAGGATCAAAGGCGTTCATCATACACAGAAGTGTATCCGACCGCCCGACACCGTCGCGCGGGCCATGGCGCGTGCCCTACGCGTTCGAAGCCGCGTCGCGCCCGAGGATGAAAGGCCGAAAGCGCTCGACGAACCGCGCCGGTATCCGCCCTTCGATCTCGGTCCCGTCCGCGCGATATTCGACCCTCGTCGGATGGCCACGACGGTGGAAGAGGTCGATCAGGTCCGTGCGCTCGTAGGGAACCCGGGCGGCGAGCCATGCGGTCGCGTCGTCGATCTTCGCAGCGATCCGCGCGCGGAGCGCCTCGAGTCCGAGCCCGGTTTGCGCGGAGACGAGGACCGTGTCCGGGTCCGGGGGCTGCTCGAGCGCGGGAAGCGCGTCTCCGGGCGGCGCTGAGGATTTCGACGGAGCCGGGCCGACCCCGCCCGGAACGGCGTCGATCTTGTTGATGGCCGTGATGATGGG
This genomic interval carries:
- a CDS encoding Rieske 2Fe-2S domain-containing protein, coding for MLTQAQNELLTRTSRGAPMGEFFRRYWIPVLLSEQLPEPDCAPVQVRILGEDLVGFRDSAGRVGLLEEHCAHRGTSLFYGRNEEHGLRCVYHGWKYDVHGTVLETPAEPAGSTFKDRLRHPAYPTHEAAGIIFAYMGPRNRQPVFPNYVWSRLSPDQTLATKSYQDCSYLQGVEGECDSTHLTYLHRFFNGRDPRGILLEHPVSEYTIEETDFGLRLVAVRQPEPGAAYVRVSSIVLPTDCWIPGATKSVHFYVPVDDGASWRFNLNFREDGPLDKSRLSGAIEPWYGPDYRKLRNIHNHYLIDREKQKTENFTGLGLNFIIHDAMATETMGPIFDRSREHLGVSDKAVIAMRRYLLDVLDAFQNGGEPPNLVYAESDNTYQHVDTFGETIAGTNWRAAFPHLTRSRRETGAVAAARA
- a CDS encoding ABC transporter substrate-binding protein, yielding MLVTVSDVVSPSYFVATAAVELGYFKSEGVDAEFVFPPADRPRALREGRLHFVGTSAYSGPVAFPEWRGGKLLCALSQHSYWFLAVRADLHARRGDVSAVKGLRISATGQPGLLLKRLLVDAGIDLERDGVRIVPPPPSHDPTGNLARIGAQAIEEGLADAFWGNAMRAEYAVRRGIATVLVDVRRGDGPPSARQYTFPALLTSDTVIEEHPDAAAGAIRAIVRTQQALRADPSLATQVGNKLFPSEEAGLIADLIARDAPFYDATISEDAVDGMTQFARDAGLLSRSVAYDDVVATQFRHLWAP
- a CDS encoding heme-binding protein, with the protein product MSFQPDLTLTDARTTIDRALALARSLKQGGSFVIVDVGGGVVSASRIGEGPTSSMWISRAKAYVAAVQRAPSARSATQWRDRPAVFASMQRLMRDDIFPGPGALPIRKNGRVVGALSTGGGIGPWTEVPDVDLSPLAGANVEDYIISQALGIPYQNQHPDVERLVGPRIEERTDDLPHSLDAARRVADRAIADAERRGYRVGVAVVDEAGQLMQMDRMDGAPPMAPDLAEAKALTALNFQRPSLDVGRTLSADRLAEIRQIAHFKILAGGGGVPIIVDGHVVGAVGVHGGGGGEQSDAVARAAAER
- a CDS encoding 3'-5' exonuclease; its protein translation is MSAADRGFSGSPSSLLEHDLVFLDCEMTGGDPDRHDIIEIGAVRSRLPELAVLAELSVKVAPRTTRGSNQTSIRIARYSAKEWKSAIQIDEALRQLRQFADAAMFVGWATYNDLLFVRAAAERCGVEGLVGDAYLELQDWAQARLHIARTPGLQSVADQLKVVRDQEHSAIEDAFVSYEVFRILWRFSQEELDEIVPTLDWNSYAQLAGPVILEPDALSTRLAELAGYVVRGTSREQLISRRGTFRRD
- a CDS encoding glycosyl hydrolase — its product is MTKPRLRHPRPSRLRVLAAVCVGSMGLITALAGFQSSSARAPLYEPPDGFAYSGMFVRLWDSTDSRVGDLRPFAVRLQDSIDQELAGKPPAILLVPTTWQRADGVPIPFANTLDEIKKFQAFNAGQIVPFIKWNAQSGWDNMDSSYRGITTRDVAQGRLDEYIHAYARDIRDYGGAVFMSPICAEFNGGFWSCGPAVNRRLTVDDFIAAWRRTVDIFRAEGADNVAWVWNPMPPTTGGMDFPPFYPGDDYVDWAGLDMYVGAPLSAIEPAYRFAVARGKPFFLGEWGIRVISTLSMAQQRDWLEGMFDVFESHPKIKAIVYYNYKQHWEQEDRAHMAPHVFLYGGQVNYHPNVSDGDSRLLADSGVGFRATYARRIANPRYLTVVLGRPTPKPTPVPTATAPPPTSTPVGPTGAAARWLVVRIETPALALDGAPNGTLEPGERCEIWRVEEGWALCRRAGDPPTVLVWIRLDDHVEFARE
- a CDS encoding ATP-dependent Clp protease proteolytic subunit is translated as MMNAFDPLGIRGQLIPTVVETSTRGERAYDIYSLLLKERIVFIGTPIDDHVANLIIAQLLYLEREDAERDIQIYIHSPGGSVTAGLAIYDTMQLIRPDVSTICVGMAASMGAILLVGGTPGKRFALPNSTIMLHQAAGGFEGTAADIEIRAREVLRLQTRLREILHQHTGQPLERIIHDSDRDFFMTPEQALEYGIVDRIIGRADGVAPAVAAEEPAPRPSRRAARGDHSPGDEPATSS